In the genome of Desulfuromonadales bacterium, one region contains:
- the nadC gene encoding carboxylating nicotinate-nucleotide diphosphorylase, with translation MFAIDSIIRNALQEDIGTGDVTTLATIEPGTMARAELVAKEDFVLAGIDVARRVFQILDATVAFEKLSEDGLSVRRGEVFAWLRGEAAVLLQGERVALNLLQRMSGIATLAARFAHEVEGTGATIVDTRKTMPGLRVLDKYAVRMGGARNHRTSLYDGVLIKENHVAAAGGITTAISGARERVPHTLKIEVETRNLEEVAEAVNAGADIILLDNMDNATLRQAVALVAGRARTEASGGVNLETVRGIAETGVDLISVGALTHSVRAADISMLFQ, from the coding sequence ATGTTCGCCATCGACAGCATCATCCGCAACGCCCTGCAGGAGGATATCGGTACGGGCGACGTGACCACGCTGGCCACCATCGAGCCGGGTACCATGGCCCGTGCCGAACTGGTGGCGAAGGAGGATTTCGTCCTCGCCGGCATCGATGTCGCCCGGCGCGTCTTCCAGATCCTCGACGCGACGGTCGCCTTCGAGAAGCTGAGTGAGGACGGCCTCAGCGTCCGCCGGGGCGAGGTGTTCGCCTGGCTCAGGGGCGAGGCCGCCGTCCTGCTGCAGGGGGAGCGGGTGGCCCTCAACCTGCTGCAGCGCATGAGCGGCATCGCCACCCTCGCCGCCCGCTTCGCCCATGAGGTGGAGGGTACCGGGGCGACCATCGTCGATACGCGCAAGACCATGCCCGGCCTGCGGGTTCTCGACAAGTATGCCGTGCGCATGGGGGGCGCCCGCAACCATCGCACCTCCCTCTACGACGGGGTGCTGATCAAGGAAAACCACGTGGCCGCCGCCGGCGGCATCACCACGGCCATCTCCGGGGCGCGGGAGCGGGTTCCGCACACCCTCAAGATCGAGGTGGAGACGCGCAACCTGGAGGAGGTGGCCGAGGCCGTGAACGCCGGGGCGGACATCATCCTGCTCGACAACATGGATAACGCGACCCTGCGCCAGGCCGTGGCGCTGGTGGCGGGCCGCGCCCGCACCGAAGCCTCCGGCGGGGTCAACCTGGAGACGGTGCGGGGGATTGCCGAGACGGGGGTCGACCTCATCTCGGTCGGTGCCCTGACCCACTCGGTGCGGGCGGCGGACATCTCCATGCTGTTTCAGTAG
- a CDS encoding OmpA family protein produces the protein MHSLRIVALLLATSLLTAGCVSKSTYQRKVDEATQLTETVRGLETDYEQLVKQKEALIAGNDQLNRQLTDAMEKSSNLQQDLLRARADIDRLEKVLSARSEETGKAMAEMRQTIDRLQAENQDLAHRVEQERIAREARIAQMKSTYDELVQKMETEIQRGEITISELQGKLTVNMVERILFDSGKADIKPAGLEVLKRVGDILKEVADKNIQVEGHTDNVPISPRLQQTFPSNWELSTARATNVVHFLQDRVGIAGERLSASGLSQYSPVAANDTLEGRAQNRRIQIELVPLEAKVVKPLE, from the coding sequence TTGCACTCATTGCGGATAGTTGCTCTGTTGCTGGCCACTTCGCTGCTCACGGCCGGCTGCGTCAGCAAATCGACCTACCAGAGGAAAGTCGACGAGGCAACTCAGCTGACCGAAACGGTCCGGGGGCTCGAAACCGACTATGAGCAACTGGTCAAACAGAAGGAAGCGCTGATCGCCGGCAACGACCAGCTGAACCGGCAACTGACTGACGCCATGGAGAAAAGCTCCAACCTGCAGCAGGATCTGCTGCGCGCCCGGGCCGACATCGACCGCCTGGAAAAGGTTCTTTCGGCGCGCAGCGAAGAGACCGGCAAGGCGATGGCAGAGATGCGCCAGACCATCGACCGGCTGCAGGCGGAAAATCAGGATCTCGCCCACCGGGTCGAACAGGAGCGCATCGCCCGCGAGGCGCGCATCGCCCAGATGAAAAGCACCTATGACGAACTGGTGCAGAAGATGGAGACCGAGATCCAGCGCGGCGAGATCACCATCTCCGAACTGCAGGGCAAGCTCACCGTCAACATGGTCGAACGCATCCTCTTCGACTCGGGCAAGGCCGACATCAAGCCGGCCGGCCTCGAGGTGCTCAAGCGCGTCGGCGACATCCTCAAGGAGGTGGCCGACAAGAACATCCAGGTCGAGGGACACACCGACAACGTCCCCATCAGTCCCCGCCTGCAGCAGACCTTTCCCAGCAACTGGGAGCTCTCCACTGCCCGGGCGACCAACGTCGTCCACTTCCTCCAGGATCGGGTCGGCATCGCCGGTGAACGGCTCTCGGCCAGCGGCCTCAGCCAGTACAGCCCGGTGGCCGCCAACGACACCCTCGAAGGGCGGGCGCAGAACCGGCGCATCCAGATCGAGCTGGTGCCCCTCGAGGCGAAGGTGGTCAAACCGCTGGAGTAG